One region of Nitrospirota bacterium genomic DNA includes:
- a CDS encoding YihY/virulence factor BrkB family protein: MKIIYKSFIDFFKDDGPMLAGALSYFFIMALFPFCLFLISIFGYFLGENRAFYDFFLKELLYFFPQSTFAITKELKTIISYQRIGIVTLIIYGLFSYQLFAALDRAINLIFKQQAKRSFYISVLLSFLIATLIFVLLILSFSATTIISMLKYLNIFFPKLVIKTITRILIGFIVPMLLVFLIATSIYIILPKKKVMLRNALLGGLFTSIFFEAAKHIFTFYVALKLTDLGTIYGPLSVFVIFILWVFYSASILLIGGEVVHNLEEKRK, translated from the coding sequence ATGAAAATAATCTATAAAAGTTTTATTGACTTCTTTAAAGATGACGGCCCGATGCTGGCTGGTGCGCTTTCGTATTTCTTTATAATGGCGCTCTTCCCGTTCTGTCTTTTTCTCATTTCAATATTCGGGTACTTCCTGGGTGAGAACAGGGCTTTTTATGATTTTTTCTTAAAGGAGCTTTTATATTTTTTCCCTCAGTCTACCTTTGCAATAACAAAAGAACTGAAGACCATTATTTCTTATCAGAGGATTGGCATTGTTACGCTGATTATTTACGGTCTGTTTTCTTATCAGTTGTTTGCTGCATTAGACAGGGCTATTAACCTTATATTCAAACAGCAGGCTAAGAGGTCATTCTATATATCTGTATTACTTTCCTTCTTAATAGCCACCCTAATATTTGTCCTTCTGATACTTTCATTCAGTGCTACAACTATTATCTCCATGCTCAAATATCTGAATATATTTTTCCCGAAACTCGTAATCAAAACTATCACAAGAATACTGATCGGGTTCATTGTGCCGATGTTACTTGTTTTTTTGATTGCAACATCAATCTATATCATTCTCCCTAAAAAAAAGGTAATGCTTAGAAATGCCCTTTTGGGCGGATTATTTACCTCTATATTCTTTGAGGCTGCAAAACATATTTTTACTTTTTACGTTGCACTCAAACTCACTGACCTTGGAACTATATATGGCCCGCTCTCTGTGTTCGTAATATTTATTTTATGGGTATTCTACTCTGCCTCCATCCTACTCATCGGCGGCGAAGTTGTGCATAATCTTGAAGAAAAAAGGAAGTAA
- a CDS encoding Fic family protein → MFKPHFNISPELLRLVTQATEIRAWINSAVVDVSWLPILQRDAADRIAHSSTAIEGNPLTLPEVEALARGEEIGAKAVDKQEILNALAAMHHIWSRKANALIMESDILHLHRILTMKVLPDDQSGHYKSRSNRIIDHRGITVYMPPPKKAKPLTIELLEWINSTESKALHPIITGAIAHHRLVSIHPFADGNGRISRALAIWLFYSRGFDTYHLFALDEFFEQDRQQYYLKIQQARDLDDDLSYWLEYVAEGVVWTLKKVKERILGLNISVQAPHIILTKRHEDILRFMRDKGRIKSPDIEKAFSLTRARVNQIIKPLIDAGLVIREGQTRATTYRLR, encoded by the coding sequence ATGTTTAAGCCGCACTTTAACATAAGCCCGGAGCTTCTTCGTCTGGTAACGCAGGCCACTGAGATTCGGGCATGGATCAACTCGGCTGTGGTGGATGTTTCATGGCTGCCGATACTTCAGCGTGATGCTGCTGATAGAATTGCCCATTCCTCAACAGCCATTGAGGGAAACCCATTGACATTGCCTGAGGTGGAAGCACTTGCCCGCGGTGAAGAGATAGGGGCAAAGGCTGTGGATAAGCAGGAAATATTGAATGCACTTGCGGCTATGCACCATATCTGGAGCAGGAAGGCAAATGCACTGATTATGGAGTCTGACATTCTTCACCTGCATAGGATTCTTACCATGAAAGTCCTCCCGGATGACCAGTCAGGGCATTATAAAAGTAGGTCCAACAGGATAATAGATCATCGGGGAATTACTGTTTATATGCCGCCGCCGAAAAAGGCTAAACCACTGACAATAGAACTTCTTGAATGGATAAACTCCACTGAATCTAAAGCACTGCATCCGATAATAACCGGTGCTATTGCCCATCATCGTTTGGTTTCAATACATCCCTTTGCCGATGGAAACGGCCGCATCTCAAGGGCACTCGCTATATGGCTTTTTTATTCCAGAGGCTTTGACACATATCATCTTTTTGCCCTGGATGAGTTCTTTGAACAGGACAGACAGCAATACTACCTGAAGATTCAACAAGCAAGAGACCTTGATGACGACCTCAGTTACTGGCTCGAATATGTGGCAGAAGGTGTCGTCTGGACACTAAAAAAGGTTAAGGAGCGGATACTCGGCCTGAATATCTCTGTGCAGGCCCCCCATATAATCCTTACAAAACGTCATGAGGATATCCTCAGATTCATGAGGGACAAAGGCCGCATCAAATCCCCTGATATAGAAAAGGCATTTTCTCTAACAAGGGCCCGTGTAAACCAGATAATCAAACCATTGATTGATGCAGGGCTTGTCATCCGGGAAGGACAGACCAGGGCTACAACATACCGGCTGCGTTAA